A single window of Rubripirellula lacrimiformis DNA harbors:
- the cysC gene encoding adenylyl-sulfate kinase produces the protein MVKNDIVWHDHTVTRSDREQRLSQRGVVVWFTGLSGCGKSTIANELDRQLNQLGRATMLLDGDNIRHGLCAPPERLAEEHSQEFAARFGLGFGETDREENIRRIGSLAGLMASAGLITLTAFVSPYRQDRDRVRKMIQANRAGDFIEVFVDTPLAICESRDPKGLYKKARAGLIKNFTGISDPYEAPLAPEIHLDGGDGRSPAQQATEVLETLRKQGVFK, from the coding sequence ATGGTGAAAAACGACATCGTTTGGCACGACCACACCGTCACACGATCCGATCGCGAACAGCGTCTTTCCCAGCGCGGCGTGGTGGTCTGGTTCACCGGGCTTAGCGGGTGCGGAAAGAGCACGATTGCCAACGAACTGGATCGTCAACTGAACCAATTGGGTCGTGCCACGATGCTGTTGGATGGCGACAACATCCGCCATGGCCTGTGCGCACCGCCAGAGCGACTCGCCGAGGAACATTCCCAAGAATTCGCCGCACGGTTCGGGCTGGGGTTCGGCGAGACCGACCGCGAAGAGAACATTCGTCGAATCGGATCGCTGGCGGGGCTGATGGCATCGGCTGGGCTGATCACGCTGACCGCCTTTGTCAGCCCCTACCGCCAGGATCGCGACCGAGTACGCAAGATGATCCAGGCCAACCGGGCAGGAGACTTCATCGAAGTGTTCGTCGACACACCGCTTGCGATTTGCGAATCACGCGACCCCAAGGGGCTGTACAAAAAGGCTCGCGCTGGCCTGATCAAGAACTTCACCGGCATCAGCGACCCATACGAAGCGCCGCTGGCCCCAGAAATCCATCTCGACGGCGGGGACGGCCGCAGTCCGGCCCAACAAGCCACCGAAGTGCTGGAAACGCTGCGAAAACAAGGCGTTTTCAAGTAG
- a CDS encoding glycosyltransferase family 25 protein produces MNGLQLFDCFDHVVCINLARRSDRWGSFQNDLPVDWPFRKPERFEAIDGQSVQCPSDWNGGDGAWGCYRSHLAVLEKAINDGVRSLLVMEDDALCCSGFASAVERFFLHLPHDWSYIYLGGQHIETGSSLPVAVNRFVYRPFNVNRAHAYALRGINAIRGLYHHLLNFHLWDTKHHVDHRMGELHMSLPAGLYVPHQWLVMQKEGASDINGGQHHRTDFPGAEVLVRQQLSLPAVAVLGPSSLASERLVDLLQSLDVNMGAIGGSDDSGRRVVAPQLHRICREVFEGTEMVRKLSSGDSVRRLKVWAVERSYAARNTARMVGGFDPAFCLLGPELVEAWDQPRFVVLDSSGMDGRRDRAAQQSTESYSATRRLLGQREQFLRVRQPSCLRVSEQQVLNDPEGLQAALSRFLFSDP; encoded by the coding sequence ATGAATGGTTTGCAGTTGTTTGATTGTTTCGACCACGTGGTATGCATCAACTTGGCTCGGCGTTCTGATCGTTGGGGTAGTTTTCAAAACGATCTTCCCGTCGATTGGCCGTTTCGGAAACCAGAACGGTTCGAAGCGATTGATGGGCAATCGGTTCAGTGTCCCAGTGATTGGAATGGGGGCGATGGTGCCTGGGGATGTTATCGCAGTCATCTGGCTGTTCTAGAGAAAGCCATCAACGATGGCGTCCGATCGTTGCTGGTGATGGAAGACGATGCATTGTGTTGTTCGGGATTTGCCTCCGCAGTGGAACGGTTCTTCCTGCATCTTCCACATGATTGGTCGTACATCTATCTGGGCGGTCAACACATTGAAACGGGAAGTTCATTGCCCGTGGCTGTCAATCGATTTGTCTATCGACCGTTCAATGTGAATCGTGCGCATGCCTACGCGCTTCGCGGGATCAATGCGATTCGTGGCCTGTATCACCATCTGCTGAATTTTCATCTGTGGGATACCAAGCATCATGTGGATCATCGAATGGGCGAACTGCACATGAGCCTTCCTGCGGGTTTGTACGTGCCGCACCAGTGGTTGGTGATGCAGAAGGAAGGGGCCAGTGACATCAATGGCGGCCAACATCATCGGACGGATTTTCCAGGTGCCGAGGTTCTCGTGCGGCAACAGCTTTCCCTGCCCGCGGTGGCTGTCCTGGGGCCGTCATCACTGGCTTCGGAGCGGCTGGTCGATTTGCTGCAGTCGCTCGACGTGAACATGGGAGCCATCGGTGGTAGCGATGATTCGGGACGCCGAGTGGTCGCGCCACAGTTGCACCGGATCTGTCGTGAAGTTTTCGAGGGTACGGAGATGGTTCGCAAGCTCAGTTCCGGCGACAGTGTCCGCCGGCTCAAGGTTTGGGCCGTCGAACGTTCGTACGCGGCGCGGAACACGGCGAGGATGGTGGGCGGTTTTGATCCCGCCTTCTGTCTGTTGGGGCCAGAGCTTGTCGAAGCCTGGGACCAGCCCCGTTTCGTCGTGCTTGATTCAAGCGGGATGGATGGCAGGCGTGATCGCGCCGCCCAGCAATCGACGGAATCGTATTCGGCCACGCGCCGCCTGCTGGGACAACGCGAGCAGTTCTTGCGCGTTCGTCAGCCGAGTTGTTTGAGGGTGTCCGAGCAGCAGGTTCTGAATGATCCAGAAGGACTGCAGGCCGCACTGTCCCGTTTTCTCTTCAGCGACCCGTGA
- the rpsO gene encoding 30S ribosomal protein S15 has product MTISKERKTEAISEHRKSDADTGSPEVQIAILTERINGLTEHMRTHRKDYASRRGLLGLVSRRRRLLDYVRGEDPQRYLDIIGKLGIRK; this is encoded by the coding sequence ATGACGATCTCGAAAGAGCGAAAAACCGAGGCTATCAGCGAACACCGCAAATCGGATGCTGATACCGGCTCGCCTGAGGTGCAAATTGCCATCTTGACCGAGCGGATTAATGGGCTGACCGAACACATGCGGACACACCGCAAGGACTACGCCTCGCGGCGTGGTCTTTTGGGGCTGGTCAGCCGTCGTCGGCGTTTGCTCGACTACGTGCGTGGCGAGGATCCTCAGCGATACCTCGACATCATCGGAAAACTGGGCATCCGTAAGTAG
- a CDS encoding PVC-type heme-binding CxxCH protein: MAASILRPGRLGKPIWTAGLVGLGLISALAGTSPNGVAADFKQPAPLDPVIAEASEEAAESMAGIRIPEGWKIELYAAEPEVANVVAFDIDHRGRLFVCETYRQNRGVTDNRGHDEQWLLADLAAETVQDRIDYHKRLLGEAAVTYAQHDDRIRRLEDTDGDGKVDRSTILANGFNRIEEGTGAGVLARGDSIYYTCIPKLWKLIDTDDDGKADERVVLSDGFGVRVAFRGHDMHGLVIGPDGRLYFSIGDRGYNVTTADGRLLADPQSGAVFRCELDGSGLEVYATGLRNPQELAFNDVGDLFSVDNNSDSGDQARIVHILEGGDTGWRMQYQYLPDRGPFNREKIWEPFHNEQPAYIVPPVLNFTDGPSGLAFYPGTGFGDALKDKFLICDFRGGPANSGIRSFNLDADGAFYQMGEDSDPIWTVLATDVAFGPDGHLYVSDWVDGWDGLGKGRIYRLSDPAEQKQPIVAEVQSLLASQWAEHPAAKLSELLGHVDRRVRFEAQWELASRGDIDTLIAVATSAESDSIKRLHATWGVDQIARTKPAKADAAIAGLDGLVTDKDEIIRTAAIRALGDRSVTAAAAKIRQQLTDPSARVQYAAMMALGKLKDAEAMGHVVGILATNDNADPALRHAGFSYLAKAISGKAIGQLISHPSVSVRRAAVVALRRQKSGLLAEFLKDQDPLVVLEAARAIHDEPVPVAVNSLAALIDQPLTDTNLIRRVLNANFRLGTADAATQLAQYAGRVSAVPEMRIEALDMLADWTSPDPRDRVINVYRDTKARPRKEAADALSPQIDILMTSQESVREKAIEVAAGLGIEKIAPLLSQRVANSDQRSSNRATALTALAKLNAPLAVKLANEVSLTPPNELVRAALDVLAANDLEGSLGKFIKATQSRSMDVRQLGWDILGRSQSPEALSAIIGGVESYLDDKLSSDVQLNVLEAAKGKLDDALGKRLTEYQQQLAQDDALAKWLTSLNGGNVQRGSKLFLEKTELSCLRCHKIDRAGGEVGPNLTVIGKTRDRRYLLESICLPNAKIAEGFETAVIANDSGQVFSGIVKSENDDYIELIQNDGSLVQIFTDEIVARRKGKSSMPDDLTKFMTARDLRDLVAYLASLQEDRRSAADVE, encoded by the coding sequence TTGGCAGCTTCCATTCTGCGACCAGGGCGATTGGGCAAACCGATTTGGACAGCAGGACTGGTCGGGCTGGGCCTGATTTCGGCACTGGCGGGAACCAGCCCAAACGGCGTCGCAGCGGACTTTAAACAGCCCGCACCGCTGGATCCGGTGATCGCCGAGGCTTCCGAGGAAGCGGCCGAATCGATGGCCGGAATCCGGATTCCCGAAGGCTGGAAGATCGAACTTTACGCGGCCGAACCAGAAGTCGCCAATGTGGTCGCCTTTGACATCGATCATCGCGGCCGTTTGTTTGTGTGCGAAACCTACCGCCAAAATCGCGGTGTGACGGACAACCGCGGGCATGACGAACAGTGGCTATTGGCGGATTTGGCAGCCGAAACGGTCCAAGACCGAATCGATTATCACAAACGTCTGCTCGGCGAAGCGGCCGTCACCTACGCCCAGCACGATGATCGCATCCGTCGCCTGGAAGACACCGACGGCGACGGCAAGGTGGACCGATCGACGATTCTGGCCAACGGGTTCAACCGCATCGAAGAGGGCACCGGAGCGGGCGTTTTGGCTCGAGGCGATTCGATCTACTACACCTGCATCCCCAAACTATGGAAACTGATCGACACCGACGACGACGGCAAAGCCGACGAACGCGTGGTGCTGTCCGACGGGTTCGGCGTCCGCGTCGCATTCCGCGGCCACGACATGCACGGGCTGGTGATCGGCCCGGACGGGCGACTTTATTTCAGCATCGGCGACCGGGGCTACAACGTCACGACCGCCGACGGACGGCTGTTGGCGGACCCACAATCGGGTGCCGTCTTCCGCTGCGAATTGGACGGAAGCGGCCTCGAAGTCTATGCCACCGGGCTGCGTAACCCACAGGAATTGGCGTTCAACGATGTCGGTGACCTGTTTTCGGTCGACAACAACAGCGACAGCGGCGACCAGGCTCGCATCGTCCATATCCTCGAAGGCGGCGACACCGGGTGGCGGATGCAGTACCAATACCTGCCCGATCGTGGCCCTTTCAACCGCGAGAAGATCTGGGAACCGTTCCACAACGAACAACCCGCCTACATCGTCCCACCGGTGCTGAACTTCACCGACGGCCCCAGCGGGCTGGCGTTCTATCCCGGAACTGGATTCGGCGACGCCTTGAAGGACAAGTTCCTGATCTGCGACTTCCGCGGCGGACCAGCCAATAGCGGCATTCGATCGTTCAACCTGGACGCCGACGGCGCGTTCTACCAAATGGGCGAAGATTCCGACCCGATCTGGACCGTGCTAGCAACCGACGTCGCGTTCGGCCCTGACGGGCATCTGTACGTCAGCGACTGGGTCGACGGATGGGACGGTCTGGGCAAAGGCCGGATCTATCGGCTCAGCGATCCAGCGGAACAAAAACAGCCGATCGTTGCCGAAGTCCAATCTCTGTTGGCCAGCCAATGGGCGGAACACCCAGCCGCCAAACTGTCCGAACTGCTGGGCCATGTCGATCGCCGCGTACGATTCGAAGCTCAATGGGAACTGGCAAGCCGCGGCGACATCGACACACTGATTGCCGTTGCCACATCGGCCGAATCGGATTCCATCAAGCGTCTGCACGCCACCTGGGGCGTCGACCAAATTGCACGCACCAAACCCGCCAAAGCGGACGCGGCCATTGCGGGCCTGGATGGGCTTGTCACCGACAAAGACGAAATCATCCGCACCGCAGCGATCCGAGCGTTGGGCGACCGAAGTGTCACCGCCGCCGCAGCGAAAATCCGCCAACAATTGACTGATCCTTCGGCACGCGTCCAATATGCTGCGATGATGGCGTTGGGAAAACTGAAAGACGCCGAAGCGATGGGGCATGTCGTCGGGATCCTAGCGACCAACGACAACGCCGACCCCGCTTTGCGACACGCCGGATTCAGCTATCTGGCGAAGGCCATTTCCGGCAAAGCGATCGGCCAACTGATTTCGCACCCTAGCGTCTCGGTCCGCCGTGCTGCGGTGGTGGCATTGCGACGTCAAAAGAGCGGCCTGTTGGCGGAATTCCTGAAAGACCAAGATCCATTGGTCGTCCTCGAAGCGGCTCGCGCGATCCACGATGAACCCGTCCCGGTGGCTGTCAATTCGCTGGCCGCACTGATCGATCAACCGCTGACCGACACCAATCTGATCCGCCGCGTCCTGAACGCCAACTTCCGACTAGGAACGGCCGATGCCGCCACACAGTTGGCACAGTATGCGGGCCGCGTATCGGCAGTGCCAGAAATGCGAATCGAAGCCTTGGACATGCTGGCCGACTGGACATCACCGGACCCACGTGACCGCGTCATCAATGTCTATCGCGACACCAAAGCCCGGCCTCGCAAAGAAGCCGCCGACGCGTTGTCGCCGCAGATCGATATCCTGATGACATCGCAAGAATCGGTGCGAGAAAAGGCCATCGAAGTGGCTGCGGGATTGGGGATCGAAAAGATCGCACCGCTGCTATCCCAGCGAGTTGCGAATTCCGATCAACGTTCATCCAACCGAGCTACCGCCTTGACCGCGTTGGCGAAACTGAACGCTCCCTTGGCCGTCAAATTGGCCAACGAAGTCAGCCTGACACCGCCAAACGAATTGGTCCGGGCGGCGCTGGATGTGCTGGCGGCGAATGACCTCGAAGGATCGCTCGGCAAATTCATCAAAGCGACCCAAAGCCGCAGCATGGATGTCCGCCAACTGGGATGGGACATCCTGGGGCGCAGCCAGTCCCCCGAAGCGCTCTCGGCGATCATCGGCGGCGTGGAAAGTTATCTCGATGACAAGCTTTCCTCGGACGTGCAACTCAACGTGCTGGAGGCCGCCAAAGGAAAACTGGACGACGCGCTCGGCAAACGATTGACCGAGTACCAACAGCAGTTGGCTCAGGACGATGCCTTGGCGAAGTGGCTGACCTCCCTGAACGGTGGCAATGTCCAACGTGGTTCGAAACTGTTCCTCGAAAAAACCGAACTGTCGTGCTTGCGATGCCACAAGATCGATCGGGCGGGCGGGGAAGTGGGCCCCAACTTGACGGTCATCGGCAAGACTCGCGATCGACGCTATCTGTTGGAATCGATCTGTTTGCCCAACGCAAAGATCGCCGAAGGATTTGAAACCGCCGTGATCGCAAATGATTCGGGGCAAGTCTTCTCTGGCATCGTCAAATCCGAGAATGACGATTACATCGAATTGATCCAGAATGACGGTTCGTTGGTTCAGATTTTCACGGACGAAATCGTCGCCCGTCGCAAGGGAAAAAGTTCGATGCCTGATGACCTGACAAAGTTCATGACGGCCCGTGATTTACGTGACTTGGTGGCCTACCTGGCCAGCCTGCAAGAAGACCGACGGTCGGCCGCCGACGTCGAGTAG
- a CDS encoding methyltransferase domain-containing protein translates to MFELRCTVRNCLHPLHQRDGGLFCDAGHHFDRAKEGYWSLLQPQDRKSKNPGDTDAAVLARHRWLGRGHAAGLIDAIRPWINESRGSAADAPRTIDLGCGEGSFGPALFADEAAGYCGIDLSKRAIKMAARSWRPGTWVLANADRELPAADASVDRVLSLFGRRPVQEIHRVLKPGAVCIVAVPGEADLIELREQVQQAGHRRSRWEMVVDEMKTVGMEFSIHQAWQQTVQLDADAIADALAMTYRGVRHSQAGRLEGVTEMQVTLAADLIRFHRPVRTPPRPIQYRSRKL, encoded by the coding sequence ATGTTTGAACTTCGTTGCACCGTCCGAAACTGCCTCCACCCGTTGCACCAACGCGACGGCGGACTGTTCTGTGATGCCGGCCACCATTTTGACCGTGCTAAAGAAGGGTACTGGAGTCTGCTGCAGCCACAGGATCGGAAGAGCAAGAATCCAGGCGATACTGACGCGGCCGTGCTGGCTCGCCACCGCTGGCTCGGGCGGGGGCATGCGGCCGGACTGATCGACGCGATTCGACCTTGGATCAATGAATCGCGAGGCTCCGCTGCGGACGCCCCACGCACGATCGATCTGGGGTGTGGCGAAGGATCGTTCGGCCCGGCGTTGTTTGCGGATGAAGCCGCTGGCTACTGCGGCATCGACCTGTCCAAACGAGCGATCAAGATGGCGGCCCGATCGTGGCGTCCGGGGACTTGGGTGCTGGCCAACGCGGATCGCGAATTGCCGGCCGCGGACGCCAGCGTCGACCGGGTCCTTTCGTTGTTCGGACGTCGTCCGGTCCAGGAGATCCATCGTGTGCTGAAACCCGGCGCCGTTTGCATCGTTGCCGTCCCGGGCGAAGCCGACCTGATCGAACTTCGCGAACAGGTTCAACAGGCCGGGCACCGACGCAGCCGCTGGGAAATGGTGGTCGACGAGATGAAGACCGTCGGCATGGAATTTTCGATACACCAGGCATGGCAACAGACCGTGCAACTGGACGCCGACGCGATCGCCGACGCATTGGCGATGACCTATCGCGGAGTGCGTCATTCCCAGGCCGGTCGATTGGAAGGGGTCACCGAGATGCAGGTCACATTGGCGGCTGACCTGATCCGCTTTCACCGGCCCGTTCGCACGCCTCCCCGACCGATACAGTATCGCTCTCGAAAGCTATGA
- a CDS encoding sulfotransferase family protein, producing the protein MSVPNLVTPLDARSIAEDDSDLERTKPTIQDILDPGYWHRWAVGSSDDGHFLRAAEFFRYAIVLAPSDALLRFDLGIALIKAKRLEIAKRAFVEVCRLRPSWDEPRTILRELRNQPGDQQHAAMGRHYQPAGTTAKTLEPHRVTAAEEPQWVAKTGFASLFSPDTDFHDDILACQDFVAAAERLWPQHQTNAMLLHVASAHRESPAMLVAIARRIAGVSCQNEKIARDWMTIRDGREAKRLALFAMRLRPDFETYCTAAQVLQALGGHEHAVVVAERCLHARPNDPKAMFILGELQIESGNIDRGQQQLRRSIEVSPACGRARFALASITGSTIAADEISELQTLADDASIPPPERTLMLYTIARRQEELGHFGQAFATYQRASDRKKRGLLATNPNPENFLDRVYATMSQYGRDFFQSRCNCGLPTERPVFIVGLPRSGTTLTEQILSSHPDVFGAGELHDLSIIGRNIAASSPGSIRRSGNKLPFPPGLERLSPSDIRGIAKRHLSALKMMDRSSRYVVDKMPTNFQLLGLISILFPHAKIIHCKRNLLDTCVSCFRNNFSWPFFELDAMADYMDGYRMLMRHWQSVLSLDVFEMRYEETVADAKGQTRKLLQFLDLAWSDDCQSYYDTPRSVRTPSRAQVRQPIYATSIGSWRRFQQHLDALVERFPDEATYWRDD; encoded by the coding sequence TTGTCTGTTCCGAATCTCGTCACACCGTTGGATGCTCGCTCGATCGCCGAGGATGACTCGGATCTCGAGCGGACCAAACCGACCATCCAAGACATCTTGGATCCGGGCTACTGGCATCGCTGGGCGGTCGGTTCTTCCGACGATGGTCACTTCCTTCGCGCGGCTGAATTCTTTCGTTACGCCATCGTCCTGGCCCCCAGCGATGCGTTGTTGCGATTCGACCTGGGCATCGCGTTGATCAAGGCCAAACGCCTGGAAATCGCGAAGCGTGCATTCGTCGAAGTGTGCCGATTGCGGCCTTCCTGGGACGAACCTAGAACCATACTGCGTGAACTGCGTAATCAACCGGGTGATCAGCAACATGCCGCCATGGGCCGGCATTATCAGCCGGCGGGAACAACCGCGAAAACACTTGAACCGCATCGGGTGACAGCAGCCGAAGAACCCCAATGGGTCGCAAAAACGGGCTTTGCGTCCTTGTTTTCTCCTGATACCGACTTTCACGATGACATTCTCGCATGCCAGGATTTCGTTGCTGCGGCAGAACGTCTATGGCCGCAGCACCAGACCAACGCGATGCTGCTGCACGTCGCCTCGGCCCATCGGGAATCGCCAGCAATGCTGGTCGCAATTGCCCGGCGGATCGCGGGCGTGTCTTGCCAGAACGAAAAAATTGCCCGTGATTGGATGACCATTCGGGACGGGCGGGAAGCCAAGCGATTGGCGCTGTTTGCGATGCGTCTGCGGCCCGATTTCGAAACCTACTGCACGGCGGCCCAGGTTCTGCAGGCCCTCGGAGGTCACGAACACGCAGTGGTCGTTGCCGAACGCTGTTTGCATGCGCGGCCCAACGATCCCAAGGCGATGTTCATCCTGGGTGAACTGCAAATCGAATCGGGAAACATCGATCGCGGACAACAACAACTGCGAAGGTCCATCGAAGTTTCACCTGCCTGCGGCCGCGCACGCTTTGCCTTGGCAAGCATCACAGGATCCACGATTGCGGCCGACGAAATTTCGGAACTCCAAACGTTGGCCGATGACGCATCGATCCCACCGCCCGAACGAACACTGATGCTGTATACGATCGCACGTCGACAGGAGGAACTTGGTCACTTCGGCCAAGCATTCGCAACCTATCAACGTGCCTCGGACAGAAAGAAGCGTGGGTTGTTGGCGACCAACCCAAACCCGGAGAACTTTTTAGACCGCGTGTATGCGACCATGAGCCAGTACGGCCGAGATTTTTTTCAGTCGCGATGCAATTGCGGCCTGCCCACCGAGCGACCTGTTTTTATCGTTGGATTGCCTCGATCGGGAACAACGCTGACCGAACAAATTCTATCGAGTCATCCAGACGTGTTCGGCGCTGGGGAACTGCACGATCTATCGATCATCGGTCGAAACATCGCTGCAAGCTCTCCGGGATCGATTCGCCGATCGGGCAACAAACTCCCGTTCCCGCCCGGCCTAGAACGACTCTCACCGTCAGACATCCGAGGCATCGCGAAGCGGCATCTTTCGGCACTAAAAATGATGGATCGCAGCTCGCGATATGTCGTGGACAAGATGCCGACGAACTTTCAACTGCTTGGATTGATCTCGATCCTGTTCCCCCACGCCAAAATCATTCACTGCAAACGGAACTTGCTGGACACATGCGTTTCCTGCTTCCGAAACAACTTCTCTTGGCCGTTCTTTGAACTCGATGCGATGGCCGACTACATGGACGGCTATCGGATGTTGATGCGGCATTGGCAAAGCGTGTTGTCGCTAGACGTGTTCGAAATGCGTTACGAGGAAACGGTCGCCGATGCGAAAGGGCAAACCCGCAAACTGCTGCAGTTCCTAGACCTCGCCTGGTCCGACGACTGCCAATCGTATTACGACACGCCACGAAGTGTGCGTACGCCAAGCCGAGCGCAAGTCCGACAACCGATCTATGCCACATCGATCGGGTCGTGGCGAAGATTCCAACAGCATCTCGACGCCTTGGTCGAGCGGTTTCCTGATGAAGCAACCTATTGGCGCGACGACTAG
- the pnp gene encoding polyribonucleotide nucleotidyltransferase: MTEKKIRVEKQIGRHTLSFETGQLAKQAAGAVLVQYGETVVLVATASSDPRPGLDFFPLTCDYRERLAAAGKFPGGFLKREGRPSTKEILSSRLMDRPIRPLWPNGFKDEVQVQAAVIASDQQNDGDVLAMNGASAALHVSELPFQGPIASVRVGKVDGELVAFPSHDDLEQSELDMIVSGSRDQVAMIEGFANEMPEDEMLEAIRFAHGAIRDVIDLMEELYQKVSPTKKEWIAPEDDGLFKRLNDSYYDRFRDAQQTQGTKADRANACSNLRDQAISDVIPDPKADGAVCIKRFKSVWHDLEEKVVRDLIVAGTRPDGRDSKSLRAIYCETDLLPRVHGSALFQRGETQALVTIALGTSRDEQRVDGLAEEYSKKFMLDYNFPSFSVGECRPIRGPGRREIGHGCLAERSVAPVLPAADDFPYTIRVISDILESNGSSSMASVCGATLGLMASGVPISNPVAGISIGMVRNSETDWVLLTDILGTEDHFGDMDFKIAGTQNGITGIQLDLKVTGISEDIIRATLKQSREARIEILRKMLTTISRPRREIAATAPRLLRTKIASDKIGALIGPGGKNIRGIQERTGAVIEVDDDGTVLIASSNKDTAEEALRAVEACTATVQIGKIYDGIVSSIKEFGAFVEIMPGRDGLCHISEISSGYISSMDKVVNVGDAMKVLVIDVDEHDRVKLSRRRALEELGVEDELAALVEASAGEGGGERSEGGSDEDRPRRRRGGSGGGGGGGGGRGRSGGGGGGGRSRDGSGGGNNGGGRYRD, translated from the coding sequence GTGACTGAAAAGAAGATCCGAGTTGAAAAACAAATCGGCCGACACACGTTGTCGTTCGAAACTGGCCAACTAGCCAAACAAGCCGCCGGGGCCGTTCTGGTCCAGTACGGCGAAACCGTCGTTCTGGTTGCCACCGCCAGCAGCGACCCACGTCCGGGACTAGATTTTTTCCCGTTGACCTGTGACTACCGCGAACGATTGGCTGCTGCCGGTAAGTTCCCCGGTGGTTTCCTGAAGCGAGAAGGCCGCCCCAGCACCAAAGAAATCCTCAGCTCGCGATTGATGGACCGCCCCATCCGCCCGCTGTGGCCCAATGGATTCAAGGACGAAGTCCAAGTCCAAGCTGCTGTGATCGCTAGCGATCAGCAAAACGATGGCGATGTCCTGGCCATGAACGGTGCCAGCGCCGCGTTGCACGTCAGCGAACTGCCATTCCAAGGCCCGATCGCCTCGGTCCGCGTCGGCAAGGTCGACGGCGAACTGGTCGCGTTCCCGTCGCATGACGACCTGGAACAAAGCGAACTGGACATGATCGTCAGCGGGTCGCGTGACCAAGTGGCCATGATCGAAGGCTTTGCCAACGAAATGCCCGAAGACGAAATGCTGGAAGCGATCCGATTCGCTCACGGCGCCATCCGCGACGTCATCGACCTGATGGAAGAACTGTACCAAAAGGTCAGCCCGACCAAGAAGGAATGGATCGCACCGGAAGACGACGGACTGTTCAAACGCCTGAACGATTCGTACTACGATCGTTTCCGCGACGCCCAACAAACCCAGGGCACCAAAGCCGATCGCGCCAACGCATGCAGCAACCTGCGTGACCAAGCGATCAGCGACGTGATTCCTGATCCAAAAGCCGACGGTGCCGTTTGCATCAAACGCTTCAAATCCGTTTGGCACGACCTCGAAGAAAAGGTCGTCCGCGACCTGATCGTCGCCGGCACTCGCCCAGACGGACGTGACAGCAAGTCGCTGCGTGCGATCTACTGCGAAACTGACCTGTTGCCCCGCGTGCACGGTTCGGCCCTGTTCCAACGTGGCGAAACCCAAGCCTTGGTCACCATCGCCCTGGGCACATCGCGTGACGAACAACGCGTCGACGGCCTGGCCGAAGAGTACAGCAAGAAGTTCATGCTGGACTACAACTTCCCATCCTTCTCGGTTGGCGAATGCCGCCCGATCCGTGGCCCTGGTCGCCGCGAAATCGGTCACGGTTGCCTAGCCGAACGAAGTGTCGCCCCGGTTCTGCCGGCCGCTGATGACTTCCCCTACACGATCCGTGTGATCAGCGACATTCTGGAATCCAACGGTTCCTCGTCGATGGCTTCGGTTTGCGGTGCAACCCTGGGCCTGATGGCATCGGGCGTTCCCATCAGCAACCCAGTGGCTGGTATCTCCATCGGTATGGTTCGCAACAGCGAAACCGATTGGGTCCTGCTGACCGACATCCTGGGCACCGAAGATCACTTCGGCGACATGGACTTCAAGATCGCCGGAACTCAAAACGGCATCACCGGCATCCAACTGGACCTGAAGGTCACCGGGATCAGCGAAGACATCATTCGTGCGACGCTGAAGCAATCACGCGAAGCCCGCATCGAAATCCTTCGCAAGATGCTGACCACGATCTCGCGTCCTCGTCGCGAAATCGCTGCAACGGCACCTCGCCTGCTGCGTACCAAGATCGCATCCGACAAGATCGGTGCTCTGATCGGTCCTGGCGGCAAGAACATCCGTGGCATTCAAGAACGAACCGGCGCAGTCATCGAAGTCGATGATGACGGTACTGTCTTGATCGCCAGTAGCAACAAGGACACGGCCGAAGAAGCTCTGCGAGCCGTCGAAGCCTGCACCGCGACTGTCCAGATCGGCAAGATCTATGACGGCATCGTCAGCAGCATCAAAGAATTCGGTGCCTTCGTCGAAATCATGCCTGGTCGTGACGGACTGTGTCACATCAGCGAAATCAGCAGCGGCTACATCAGCAGCATGGACAAGGTTGTCAACGTTGGCGACGCGATGAAGGTCCTCGTGATCGACGTCGACGAGCACGACCGAGTCAAGCTGAGCCGTCGTCGCGCCCTAGAAGAACTGGGCGTCGAAGACGAACTGGCTGCCCTGGTCGAAGCGAGTGCCGGCGAAGGTGGCGGTGAACGCAGCGAAGGCGGCAGCGACGAAGATCGCCCACGACGACGACGCGGCGGAAGCGGCGGCGGTGGCGGTGGTGGCGGCGGACGTGGTCGCAGCGGTGGCGGTGGCGGCGGTGGTCGCAGCCGTGACGGCAGTGGTGGCGGAAACAACGGTGGCGGTCGCTACCGCGACTAA